A region from the Wansuia hejianensis genome encodes:
- a CDS encoding ABC transporter substrate-binding protein gives MKNQAFMKKVLAVTAAAAMGLSLTACSGGAASGSGSDSSGASSASGATSVQGASAPSDSSSVSGGTAAKDTYKIAVVKQMDHASLDEIAGAVTAELDVIAEENHITIEYEVYSGQGEQTVLKQIGDQAIADGVDAIIPIATLAAQVMAVCAEDTQTPVIYAAISDPEAAEVTGIDYVTGTSDALNTDFIIDMMLKQNPDTKKVGLLYSLSEPNSATPVAEAREYLDSKGVGYVEATGNTNDEVIAAASVLVSEGVDAVFTPTDNIVMAAEMAIAGTFAEAGIPHYTGADSFVRNGAFATCGVNYTDLGTKTADLAYQAITDGMGGMEDYYKMDGGIITVNTETAETLKADYSMFASMGELVEVSTTEE, from the coding sequence ATGAAAAATCAGGCATTTATGAAAAAGGTATTAGCGGTAACTGCAGCAGCAGCGATGGGATTGTCTCTGACTGCCTGTTCAGGCGGAGCAGCTTCCGGTTCCGGCAGCGATTCATCGGGAGCATCGTCCGCATCAGGGGCAACATCCGTCCAGGGAGCGTCAGCCCCATCGGATTCATCTTCTGTATCCGGCGGGACGGCGGCAAAGGATACCTATAAGATAGCGGTCGTTAAGCAGATGGACCATGCGTCGCTGGATGAGATTGCCGGTGCGGTCACGGCGGAACTGGACGTGATTGCAGAGGAGAATCATATTACTATTGAATATGAGGTTTATTCGGGACAGGGGGAGCAGACGGTACTGAAGCAGATCGGGGATCAGGCTATTGCGGACGGAGTGGACGCCATCATCCCTATAGCGACCCTGGCGGCTCAGGTCATGGCCGTATGCGCGGAGGATACGCAGACGCCTGTGATCTATGCGGCGATCTCTGATCCGGAGGCGGCAGAGGTAACAGGCATTGATTATGTTACAGGGACCAGCGATGCCCTCAATACAGATTTTATCATAGACATGATGCTGAAACAGAATCCGGATACGAAGAAAGTAGGGCTTTTGTATTCTCTGTCGGAGCCTAATTCAGCGACTCCGGTTGCGGAAGCCAGGGAATATCTGGACAGCAAGGGAGTTGGGTACGTGGAAGCGACGGGTAACACCAATGATGAAGTGATCGCGGCGGCCAGCGTTCTGGTTTCTGAAGGAGTGGATGCGGTCTTCACGCCCACTGACAATATTGTGATGGCGGCAGAGATGGCGATTGCAGGGACCTTTGCCGAAGCCGGGATTCCCCATTATACCGGCGCTGATTCCTTCGTAAGAAACGGAGCGTTTGCCACCTGCGGCGTGAATTATACGGATCTGGGAACGAAGACGGCGGATCTGGCATATCAGGCCATTACAGATGGAATGGGCGGTATGGAAGATTATTATAAGATGGACGGGGGAATCATTACCGTAAATACGGAAACCGCGGAAACGCTGAAAGCGGATTATTCTATGTTTGCCAGCATGGGCGAACTGGTGGAGGTATCTACAACAGAGGAATAA